A single genomic interval of Methylobacterium bullatum harbors:
- the budC gene encoding Diacetyl reductase [(S)-acetoin forming], translating into MTDSTSLKGKTLFITGASRGIGLAIGLRAARDGANVAIAAKTDTPHPKLDGTIHTAASAIEAAGGRALPLLVDVRDEEAVAASIARTAETFGGIDIVVNNASAISLTRTPQTEMKRFDLMHQINTRGTYMVSKHAIPYLEKAPNPHILMLSPPLDMAEKWFAPHLAYTMAKFGMSLCVLGLAGELRRQGIAVNALWPRTTIATAAVRNLLGGEALIQASRTPEIVADAAHALFLKPSREVTGRFLIDDSFLAEQGVTDFTQYRVTPGIPLAPDFFVPDANTPPSGALA; encoded by the coding sequence ATGACGGATTCGACGTCCCTGAAGGGCAAGACCCTCTTCATCACCGGCGCCTCGCGCGGCATCGGCCTCGCCATCGGCCTGCGCGCCGCCCGCGACGGGGCCAACGTCGCCATCGCCGCCAAGACCGACACGCCGCACCCGAAGCTCGACGGCACGATCCACACGGCGGCGTCCGCCATCGAGGCGGCGGGCGGTCGCGCCCTGCCGCTCCTCGTCGACGTGCGCGACGAGGAGGCCGTCGCCGCGTCCATCGCGCGGACCGCAGAGACCTTCGGCGGCATCGACATCGTGGTGAACAATGCGAGCGCGATCTCGCTCACCCGCACGCCGCAGACGGAGATGAAGCGCTTCGACCTGATGCACCAGATCAACACGCGCGGAACCTACATGGTCTCGAAACACGCGATCCCCTATCTCGAGAAGGCGCCAAACCCGCATATCCTCATGCTGTCGCCGCCCCTCGACATGGCGGAGAAGTGGTTTGCGCCGCATCTCGCCTACACCATGGCCAAGTTCGGCATGTCCCTCTGCGTGCTCGGCCTCGCCGGCGAACTGCGTCGCCAGGGCATCGCCGTCAACGCCCTGTGGCCGCGCACCACCATCGCCACGGCGGCAGTACGCAACCTCCTCGGCGGCGAGGCGCTGATCCAGGCGAGCCGGACACCGGAGATCGTCGCCGATGCGGCCCATGCCCTGTTTCTGAAACCGTCCCGCGAGGTCACCGGCCGCTTCCTCATCGACGACAGCTTCCTCGCCGAGCAAGGTGTCACGGACTTCACACAATACCGCGTCACACCCGGCATACCCCTTGCGCCGGACTTCTTCGTGCCGGATGCGAACACACCGCCTTCCGGGGCCCTCGCCTGA
- the fcbB1 gene encoding 4-chlorobenzoyl coenzyme A dehalogenase-1 translates to MTEHIATHDRPDGVRLIRLDRPEKKNALTGAMYDSMRDALAQADSSESIGAIVFAGAPGAFSAGNDLADFVAGARKPFTEAPALHFIRQLARTTTPMVAAVDGIAVGIGTTLTLHCDLVYASPAARFRMPFVELGLVPEAASSYLLPRRVGILKATELLLLSQPFDAEEALRLGLVNAIAPSDLLLDHALAQAARLAALPPGAVAATRRLIRGNQAEVEAALEAEAVAFEARLRAPEAQDAFARFLGKSKAS, encoded by the coding sequence ATGACCGAACACATCGCGACCCACGACAGACCGGACGGTGTGCGACTCATCCGTCTCGACCGGCCGGAGAAGAAGAACGCACTCACCGGCGCCATGTACGATTCCATGCGCGACGCGCTCGCGCAGGCGGATTCATCTGAGAGCATCGGCGCCATCGTCTTCGCCGGGGCGCCGGGCGCGTTCAGCGCCGGCAACGACCTCGCCGATTTCGTCGCCGGCGCGCGAAAGCCCTTCACCGAGGCGCCGGCCCTTCACTTCATCCGCCAGCTCGCCCGGACGACGACACCGATGGTGGCGGCGGTGGACGGGATCGCGGTGGGAATCGGCACGACGCTGACGCTGCATTGCGACCTCGTCTATGCGAGTCCGGCGGCGCGGTTCCGGATGCCGTTCGTGGAACTTGGCCTCGTGCCGGAAGCGGCCTCGTCCTACCTCCTGCCGCGCCGGGTCGGGATCCTGAAGGCCACCGAACTCCTCCTTCTGTCGCAACCGTTCGACGCGGAGGAAGCCCTGCGCCTCGGCCTCGTCAACGCCATCGCGCCGAGCGACCTCCTGCTCGATCACGCCTTGGCGCAGGCGGCGCGCCTCGCCGCGCTTCCGCCCGGTGCCGTCGCCGCGACGCGCAGGCTCATTCGCGGCAATCAAGCCGAGGTCGAGGCGGCGCTCGAAGCGGAGGCCGTGGCCTTCGAGGCGCGGCTGCGGGCGCCCGAGGCGCAGGACGCGTTCGCGCGCTTCCTCGGCAAGTCGAAAGCCTCATGA
- the yedK gene encoding Putative SOS response-associated peptidase YedK, with product MCGRFLIQQDPNVFRSFYGYPEQPNFPARYNVAPTQPVPIVLAERGERNFRLMRWGFLPGWLKDPKGFPLIINARVETVQEKATFRGAIRHRRCVFLADGFYEWRREGTGKAMTRTPYMIRRADGAPMALAGVWENWLGADGSEIDTAAIVTTGANGTMAAIHDRMPAILPPEAIAPWLDHLGTEPRDAVSLCRPCPDEWLTLDVVSARVNDARNEGADLAVPVGRARPETVSDIPPEERPLSSDEDAQGTLF from the coding sequence ATGTGCGGTCGTTTTCTCATCCAGCAGGATCCGAACGTCTTCCGGTCGTTCTACGGTTATCCCGAGCAGCCGAATTTCCCGGCGCGCTACAACGTGGCGCCGACGCAGCCGGTACCGATCGTGCTGGCGGAGCGCGGGGAGCGGAATTTCCGGCTCATGCGCTGGGGCTTCCTGCCGGGCTGGCTGAAGGATCCGAAGGGCTTTCCGCTCATCATCAACGCACGCGTCGAGACGGTGCAGGAGAAGGCGACGTTCCGGGGGGCCATCCGCCACCGCCGCTGTGTCTTCCTCGCCGACGGCTTCTACGAATGGCGCCGGGAGGGAACCGGCAAGGCCATGACACGCACGCCCTACATGATCCGTCGGGCGGACGGGGCGCCGATGGCTCTCGCGGGTGTGTGGGAGAACTGGCTCGGGGCCGACGGGTCCGAGATCGATACCGCCGCCATCGTCACCACGGGCGCCAACGGCACCATGGCGGCGATCCACGACCGGATGCCGGCCATCCTCCCGCCCGAGGCCATCGCGCCCTGGCTCGACCATCTCGGCACGGAGCCGCGCGATGCGGTCTCGCTATGCCGGCCATGCCCCGACGAATGGCTGACCCTCGACGTGGTGAGCGCGCGGGTCAACGATGCGCGCAACGAAGGCGCGGACCTCGCCGTCCCGGTCGGCCGGGCCAGACCGGAGACGGTCTCGGACATTCCGCCGGAGGAGCGCCCGTTATCCAGCGACGAGGACGCTCAAGGGACGCTGTTCTGA
- the dmdC_2 gene encoding 3-methylmercaptopropionyl-CoA dehydrogenase, giving the protein MTYRTPVAEISFALRHVAGLDAAIASGAHGDLTMEDADAILQEAGRVADAVIAPLNPVGDRQGARLADGAVATSPGWREAYRTWIEGGWNGLSAEADHGGQGLPLLLNAACSEMWNAGSISFALCPLLTAGGIEALAKHGSDDLKERYLEKLVSGEWTATMNLTEPQAGSDLSLLRSRAEPAGDGTYRIVGSKIYITYGEHDLTDNIVHLVLARLKDAPAGTRGISLFLVPKILPDGSRNDLRCSGLEHKLGIHGSPTCSMAFGDQGGATGWLIGEENRGLACMFTMMNSARLNVGLQGVGVAERAYQQALAYARDRRQGKAAGSPDPVSPIVAHADVQRMLLTMKAYTAAARGICYLTAQALDAARGAEGKAGLDRASLMTPVAKAFSTDIANEVTSLGVQVHGGMGFVEEAGAAQHMRDARILAIYEGTNGIQAIDLVARKLPLNGGATVRAQLASMRRVAEAVQKDAIPAFGHLGPRLRAGIESLDRATSFLLKALASNRPEEAQAGATPYLRLFGLAQGATCLARAALASNAALRAGETDPAHGARIVLARFFAENLLTAAAGLEQSVVDGGGFTQDGMLALAG; this is encoded by the coding sequence ATGACCTATCGCACGCCAGTCGCCGAAATCAGCTTCGCCCTGCGCCACGTGGCGGGGCTCGATGCCGCCATCGCCTCGGGAGCCCATGGCGACCTGACGATGGAGGACGCGGACGCGATCCTCCAAGAGGCGGGCCGGGTGGCGGATGCGGTGATCGCTCCGCTCAACCCGGTGGGGGACCGCCAGGGTGCCCGTCTCGCCGACGGCGCCGTGGCCACGTCGCCGGGCTGGCGCGAGGCCTATCGAACATGGATCGAGGGCGGCTGGAACGGGCTCAGCGCCGAGGCCGATCACGGCGGCCAGGGCCTGCCCCTCCTGCTGAACGCGGCCTGCAGCGAGATGTGGAATGCCGGCAGCATCAGCTTCGCCCTGTGTCCGCTCCTCACCGCCGGCGGGATCGAGGCCCTGGCCAAGCACGGCTCCGACGATCTCAAGGAGCGCTATCTCGAAAAACTCGTCTCCGGCGAGTGGACCGCCACGATGAACCTCACCGAGCCGCAGGCGGGGTCGGATCTATCGCTGCTGCGCAGCCGGGCGGAGCCCGCGGGCGACGGCACCTACCGGATCGTCGGCTCGAAGATCTACATCACCTATGGCGAGCACGACCTGACCGACAACATCGTCCACCTCGTCCTCGCCCGGCTGAAGGATGCGCCGGCGGGCACGCGTGGCATCTCCCTGTTCCTGGTGCCGAAGATCCTTCCCGACGGCAGCCGCAACGACCTGCGCTGCTCGGGGCTGGAGCACAAGCTCGGCATCCACGGCTCTCCCACCTGCTCCATGGCCTTCGGCGACCAGGGGGGCGCCACGGGCTGGCTCATCGGCGAGGAGAACCGGGGCCTCGCCTGCATGTTCACGATGATGAACTCGGCCCGGCTCAATGTCGGGCTGCAGGGCGTCGGGGTGGCGGAGCGCGCCTACCAGCAGGCGCTGGCCTATGCCCGCGACCGGCGCCAGGGCAAGGCGGCCGGCTCGCCCGATCCCGTCAGCCCCATCGTCGCGCATGCCGACGTGCAGCGCATGCTGCTGACCATGAAGGCCTATACGGCGGCCGCGCGCGGCATCTGCTACCTCACGGCGCAAGCTCTCGACGCGGCGCGCGGGGCCGAGGGCAAGGCCGGGCTCGACCGGGCGTCGCTGATGACCCCCGTGGCCAAGGCCTTCTCCACCGACATCGCCAACGAGGTGACGTCCTTGGGCGTCCAGGTCCATGGCGGCATGGGCTTCGTGGAGGAGGCGGGCGCCGCGCAGCACATGCGCGACGCGCGCATCCTCGCCATCTACGAGGGCACCAACGGCATCCAGGCCATCGACCTCGTGGCGCGCAAGCTGCCGCTGAATGGCGGAGCCACCGTGCGGGCGCAGCTGGCCTCCATGCGTCGCGTGGCGGAGGCGGTGCAGAAGGATGCGATTCCTGCTTTCGGCCATCTCGGGCCGCGCCTGCGCGCCGGCATCGAGAGCCTCGACCGGGCGACGAGCTTCCTCCTCAAGGCGCTGGCCTCGAACCGGCCGGAGGAAGCACAGGCCGGCGCGACGCCGTATCTGCGCCTGTTCGGCCTCGCGCAGGGGGCGACCTGTCTCGCCCGCGCGGCCTTGGCCTCGAACGCCGCCCTGAGGGCCGGCGAGACCGATCCCGCCCACGGCGCCCGCATCGTGCTGGCGCGGTTCTTCGCCGAGAATCTGCTCACGGCAGCGGCCGGGCTGGAACAGAGCGTCGTCGACGGTGGCGGTTTCACGCAGGACGGTATGTTGGCCTTGGCGGGGTGA
- the fabG_4 gene encoding 3-oxoacyl-[acyl-carrier-protein] reductase FabG, translating into MSGRASVPDLSRTICLVAGASRGVGRGIARGLGEAGATVIVTARSSETGPRTEGRPETIEDTAREVDAAGGEGHHYLCDHTSERAVDGLVHWILRRFGRIDVAVSSVWGGNEGFDGERYADGVEWGTPFWRRSAESFSQVFETGPYPALLLARAVAPAMVSAKRGLIAFVSFDTETGYLGDVFYDLAKANTNRLAFACAQELAPHGVTALGLSPGFVLTERARDNGHADRATESPLYAGRALAALAADPDVQARAGRILHAGDLAAEYGFTDADGTTPPRFQLGS; encoded by the coding sequence ATGAGCGGGCGCGCCTCCGTCCCAGATCTGAGCCGGACGATCTGCCTCGTCGCGGGCGCATCACGGGGAGTCGGCCGGGGCATCGCCCGTGGGCTGGGGGAGGCCGGGGCCACGGTGATCGTCACGGCCCGCTCGAGCGAGACGGGGCCGCGCACCGAGGGCAGGCCAGAGACCATCGAGGATACGGCGCGCGAGGTCGATGCCGCCGGGGGCGAGGGCCACCACTACCTCTGCGACCACACCAGCGAACGGGCGGTGGACGGCCTCGTCCACTGGATACTGCGTCGCTTCGGCCGGATCGACGTGGCGGTCTCGAGCGTCTGGGGCGGCAACGAAGGCTTCGACGGCGAGCGCTACGCCGACGGGGTCGAATGGGGCACGCCGTTCTGGCGCCGCTCCGCCGAATCCTTCTCGCAGGTCTTCGAGACAGGACCCTATCCGGCACTGCTCCTCGCCCGAGCCGTCGCGCCGGCGATGGTCTCGGCGAAACGCGGCCTCATCGCCTTCGTCTCGTTCGACACCGAGACCGGCTATCTCGGCGACGTGTTCTACGATCTCGCCAAGGCCAACACCAACCGGCTCGCCTTCGCCTGCGCCCAAGAGCTCGCCCCGCACGGCGTCACCGCGCTCGGCCTCTCACCCGGCTTCGTCCTCACGGAGCGCGCACGGGACAACGGCCATGCCGACCGGGCGACGGAGAGCCCGCTCTATGCGGGACGGGCGCTGGCGGCTCTCGCCGCCGATCCCGATGTCCAGGCCCGCGCCGGGCGCATCCTGCACGCGGGCGACCTCGCCGCCGAATACGGTTTCACTGACGCCGACGGTACGACGCCGCCGCGTTTTCAACTCGGATCGTGA
- the corA_2 gene encoding Magnesium transport protein CorA yields the protein MIFIHQPIAGPGHILLDRRPLELQDPIPDETVWLDMIRPTREEDLKVEAFMGISVPTREEMKDIEPSELLYVEDGARYMTGRVLSKVSDADEPGLAGITFILRGNRLVTVRYEEPQAFRMYTQRAGRSTGNGPSAAPSGETILAGLIETVIDRAADVLQLQGERIDRLSGKIFEEKADPSARNTALQDTLRALGRLGDLISKQRESLVSMERILLSLSATYRTTKAPRELREDVRSTLRDLQSLEEHATFLSSKIQFLLDATLGLVNLEQNNIIKLFSVMAVVFMPPTLIASIYGMNFKAMPELDWNFGYPMAVVMMVVAAVLPYVFFRWKKWL from the coding sequence GTGATTTTCATCCATCAGCCGATCGCCGGCCCCGGGCACATCCTGCTCGACCGCCGTCCCCTCGAACTGCAGGACCCCATTCCCGACGAGACCGTCTGGCTCGACATGATCCGCCCGACGCGGGAGGAAGACCTCAAGGTCGAGGCCTTCATGGGCATCTCGGTGCCGACCCGCGAGGAGATGAAGGACATCGAGCCCTCCGAGCTCCTCTACGTGGAGGACGGGGCGCGCTACATGACAGGCCGGGTGCTGAGCAAGGTCAGCGACGCCGACGAGCCGGGGCTGGCCGGCATTACCTTCATCCTGCGCGGCAACCGCCTCGTGACGGTGCGCTACGAGGAGCCCCAGGCCTTCCGCATGTACACCCAGCGGGCCGGACGCTCGACGGGGAACGGACCCTCGGCCGCGCCCTCCGGGGAGACGATCCTCGCCGGGCTGATCGAGACCGTGATCGACCGGGCGGCGGACGTGCTTCAGCTCCAGGGCGAGCGGATCGACCGGCTCTCGGGCAAGATCTTCGAGGAGAAGGCGGACCCATCGGCCCGCAACACCGCCCTGCAGGACACGCTGCGAGCGCTCGGACGCCTGGGCGACCTGATCTCGAAGCAGCGCGAGAGCCTGGTCTCCATGGAGCGCATCCTGCTCTCGCTCTCGGCGACTTACCGCACCACCAAGGCGCCGCGAGAGTTGCGCGAGGACGTACGCTCGACCCTGCGCGATCTGCAATCGCTGGAAGAGCACGCGACCTTCCTATCCTCAAAAATCCAGTTCCTCCTCGACGCGACGCTGGGCCTCGTCAACCTCGAGCAGAACAACATCATCAAGCTGTTTTCGGTGATGGCGGTGGTGTTCATGCCGCCGACCCTCATCGCCTCGATCTACGGCATGAACTTCAAGGCGATGCCCGAGCTCGACTGGAACTTCGGCTATCCCATGGCCGTGGTGATGATGGTGGTGGCCGCCGTACTGCCTTACGTTTTCTTCCGTTGGAAGAAATGGTTGTAG